The Cryobacterium sp. SO1 genomic sequence GCTTTGGCGGATGCCCTGCAACTCGTTGATCGCTTCCTGCCCCGCGTCAGCGGGCAATTCCTTGTTTGCAGCCATGGTCTTCACCATATTGCACCGACCGATATTGCACCGACCCGGATGCCCGAGTCGCGCGCTGCCGCCCACCCAGGCCGCGTGTCGGCATAACTCCTGCAATTCGCCACGGCCACGGATGCCCGACCCCGGGATTCCGGGGCGCGGCATCCGGTCGGCGGAAGATCGCAGGAGTTATGCTCAGGCGGTGCGGGGCACGGCGAACGGCAAGCGCACGCGCTTCTGGGTGAGCAGGATGCCGACGAGCACCAGCAGCGCCCCGGCAGGTTCGTGCCAGGAGAACGTCTCGGACAACACCAGCACACCGAGGACCACGCCCACCACCGGGGTGACGTAGGTCACCGTCGAGGTCGTCGTGGGGCCCCAGGCACGCAACACATTGATGTGCCAGATGTAGGCGAACCCGGTGCCGAGCACACCCAGGGTGACCAGGCTGAGCACGATCGGTGTGGTCGGAGCCACCGGCTGCCAGGCCAGCACGGGCGTGAGCAGCAGCATCAGGACCCCGGCCAGGCCGATGTTGAGGAACGCGAACGTGGTGCCGGCGATCGGCCGGCCGCTGAGATTTCTGCGGGTGTACCCGAAGGTGAAGCCGTAACAGAGCGCCGCACCCAGGCAGGCGAGCTGGCCCCAGAGGTCACCGGTGAGCGCGGAGTACTGCCACGGTGCGATGATCACGACGACGCCCACGACGCCCACCAGCACGCCGATCACCTGGTCGCGGGCGAGTTTCTCCACCCGGAACACGGCCGTGACCATGACCGCGGTCATGATGGGGGTCACGGCGTTGTAGATGCTGGCCAGGCTCGACGAGACATACTGCTCGGCCCAGGCGAACAGCAGGTGCGGCACGACGCATCCGGTGATCGCGATGACCAGGAAGTGCAGCCAGACGATGCCCTCACGGGGCAGCACCGGACCGCGGTTGACCCGTGGACGGGTGGCCAGCACGATCAGGCCGAGCGTGAGGCCGCCGAGCACCAGGCGGGACCAGGCCACCTGGCCGAAACTGACGCCGTCGAGGGCGATCTTCATGAACAGGAAGCTGGCGCCCCAGACCACCCCCATCCCCAGGAACTGCAGGACGACCAGGGGTCTGCGGGGGCTGGAAATGTCACTCACCTGCCGACCCTAGCCCACTGGCCGAGCGGCCAGGCCGTGTGCAGGGCGCCGCCGACGGTGATGTCCGAAAATCGCGGGCGGATGGCCGTATTCAGCTGGGCGTGACCCGGCGGCGGGGCGCCCGCGGGTCGCGGTACTCGA encodes the following:
- a CDS encoding DMT family transporter; translated protein: MSDISSPRRPLVVLQFLGMGVVWGASFLFMKIALDGVSFGQVAWSRLVLGGLTLGLIVLATRPRVNRGPVLPREGIVWLHFLVIAITGCVVPHLLFAWAEQYVSSSLASIYNAVTPIMTAVMVTAVFRVEKLARDQVIGVLVGVVGVVVIIAPWQYSALTGDLWGQLACLGAALCYGFTFGYTRRNLSGRPIAGTTFAFLNIGLAGVLMLLLTPVLAWQPVAPTTPIVLSLVTLGVLGTGFAYIWHINVLRAWGPTTTSTVTYVTPVVGVVLGVLVLSETFSWHEPAGALLVLVGILLTQKRVRLPFAVPRTA